A genomic window from Prunus persica cultivar Lovell chromosome G2, Prunus_persica_NCBIv2, whole genome shotgun sequence includes:
- the LOC109947295 gene encoding splicing factor 3A subunit 2-like, with amino-acid sequence MHELLEILSGQVENISQVAEDTLPTPPLGTSGVAADTALRPPAAQPPTHPFPSTSDTTAGTSPQLPAVLPPTPPFLSTSDTTSGTSPQLPAVPPPFLSTSDTTAGTSPQLPAVLPPFLSTSDTTSGTSPQLPAAPPHGEIIDDSHKDDDVEKHVLARLREFLHGVQGLL; translated from the exons ATGCATGAGTTGCTTGAGATTTTATCAGGTCAG gttgAGAACATCTCACAAGTCGCGGAGGACACACTTCCTACTCCTCCTCTTGGGACGTCCGGCGTAGCTGCCGACACTGCCCTGCGCCCTCCAGCAGCGCAGCCTCCTACTCATCCTTTTCCAAGCACATCTGACACAACTGCCGGCACCTCTCCACAGCTTCCAGCAGTGCTGCCTCCTACTCCTCCTTTCCTAAGCACATCTGACACAACTTCCGGCACCTCTCCACAGCTTCCAGCAGTGCCGCCTCCTTTCCTAAGCACATCCGACACAACTGCTGGCACCTCTCCACAGCTTCCAGCAGTGCTGCCTCCTTTCCTAAGCACATCCGACACAACTTCCGGCACCTCTCCACAGCTTCCAGCAGCGCCGCCTCATGGTGAGATTATTGATGACAGCCATAAAGACGATGATGTGGAAAAGCATGTcttggcaagattgagagaaTTCCTTCATGGCGTTCAAGGCCTTCTTTGA